A stretch of the Bradyrhizobium arachidis genome encodes the following:
- a CDS encoding MarR family winged helix-turn-helix transcriptional regulator, producing MAGVSPSTKPFTPTQGQYLAFIHLYTRLHRRPPAETDIQEYFRVSPPSVHQMVLTLERAGLIRRQPRTPRSIEVLIDPKLLPELI from the coding sequence ATGGCCGGCGTGAGTCCTTCGACAAAACCCTTCACGCCCACGCAGGGGCAGTATCTGGCTTTTATCCACCTCTACACCCGGCTGCATCGCAGGCCCCCGGCCGAAACCGACATACAGGAATATTTCCGCGTCAGCCCGCCTTCGGTTCACCAGATGGTGCTGACGCTGGAACGCGCCGGCCTCATCAGACGGCAGCCAAGGACGCCTCGCAGCATCGAGGTCCTCATTGATCCGAAACTCCTGCCGGAGCTAATCTGA